Proteins found in one Aethina tumida isolate Nest 87 chromosome 1, icAetTumi1.1, whole genome shotgun sequence genomic segment:
- the LOC109600693 gene encoding titin homolog: protein MVVNVDIKPNNDKLHLIRGRPVLKDKINKINTSKSREDQNNKKMTTINTRRRVIRKEDDNNKMHPVQKTISTRRKVQHEESILQDSTRRKIGTRRNNVPKPDGKIKTKSPLKNVSLSPHGRPRKTNFSNESKVENKLVIKRKSALKNVSLSPRARPRKTNISNESKVENTLVTKRKSPSRNVSLSPRGRRKNVGVKINNISNESKIENDLVTNRKSPLRNISSPIHEKEEKINNKHEPKKDTELAVNKNGPSNNISSPPRGRFKKPEEKNDNVTNEPEKRTKLGQVIERKIVNQKSFRKKAAMNYVESSLSESDLNETNKSNIQNKVPIYKQIKADKKKRDAGNEDDPYAFDSDTEAKKIQRKRKLNDSSLYDKDMKEIMTDIEKKERFKKPAIYKKRTKKIVNKYDQNMDKIISNLVSKIHNKSNKVPSNETKKINVEHSKGVKNTNKLVQKTFVNINNQITADESTTTGESHKMPTQTEKNSDVSKNILVPDENITDSLIHDTVSSSNNYQENVSQDCDLSSIFGFEENPPSKQPILKNNPKIVVLDNVRLTNEDMLPHFINKRRPNANSTMCVSTSPWRFQSAWRPFTKDIIIDHSYDEKIKMRNSKSFTSSMAPVQTSILDYVTTNTSVSQKPKLETSLFDIHELSPVKITSNNRTPRKVLGLRNDIMNSVSTPIRDHHPSRISQPDLSLIEIMEESNKENSNCERSLSNSKENNDSDQTSSKIEKAAHGENNITFFGFTTDEDTALNTTAMRTYTKPVQTHNRVIINPIPTAEIESVPNNMDDLHFFEDIEPPQEDPVTPKRKRTNKKLVTSNSDSEDEFSPTRHRRKRKKPEEDPAYKKWVNEMNSTFAEIEDFELEVE, encoded by the exons atggttGTTAATGTTGATATAAAACCGAATAATGATAAGTTACACCTAATAAGAGGGCGGCCTGTATTAAaggataaaataaacaaaattaacacgTCTAAATCTAGAGAGG atcaaaacaacaaaaaaatgacaACTATAAACACTAGAAGAAGAGTCATACGAAAAGAGGATG ataacaataaaatgcaCCCagtacaaaaaacaatttctacaaGGAGAAAAGTACAACATGAAGAATCAATACTCCAGGATTCCACAAGAAGAAAAATTGGaacaagaagaaataatgttcCAAAACCTGATGGAAAAA ttaaaacaaaaagtcCTTTGAAGAATGTTTCTTTATCACCACATGGGAGACcaagaaaaactaatttttcaaatgaatcaaaagtagaaaacaaattag TTATAAAGAGAAAAAGTGCCTTAAAGAATGTTTCTTTATCACCACGTGCGAGACcaagaaaaactaatatttcaaatgaatcAAAAGTAGAAAATACATTAG ttacaaaaagaaaaagtcCTTCGAGGAATGTTTCTTTATCTCCACGTGGTAGACGGAAAAATGTaggagttaaaattaataacatttcaaatgaatcaaaaatagaaaatgattTGG TTACAAATAGAAAAAGTCCTTTAAGGAATATTTCTTCCCCAATTCATGAAAAGgaagagaaaattaataacaaacatgAGCCAAAGAAAGACACTGAATTAG ctGTAAATAAAAACGGTCCTTCAAATAACATTTCTTCACCACCTCGCGGCAGATTCAAAAAACCggaagaaaaaaatgataacGTTACGAACGAACCGGAAAAAAGAACTAAATTAG GCCAAGTAATTGAACGTAAAATAGTAAATCAGAAGTCATTCAGAAAGAAAGCAGCTATGAATTATGTAGAATCTAGTTTGAGTGAATCTGATTtgaatgaaacaaataaaagtaatattcaaaataaagttccaatttacaaacaaataaaagcaGATAAAAAGAAAAGAGATGCGGGGAATGAGGATGATCCCTATGCATTTGATTCGGATACAGAAGCTAAAAAGATTCAAAGGAAACGAAAATTGAATGATTCGTCTTTATATGATAAAGATATGAAGGAAATTATGACGGACATTGAAAAGAAGGAAAGGTTTAAAAAACCAGCTATTTATAAGAaacgaacaaaaaaaattgtgaacaaATATGATCAAAACATGGATAAAATCATATCAAATCTGGTGTCCAAAATTCATAACAAGTCAAATAAAGTACCATCTAATGAAACCAAAAAGATTAATGTTGAACATTCAAAAGGTGTTAAAAACACGAATAAATTAGTACAAAAAACTTTTGTcaacataaataatcaaataacagCTGATGAAAGTACTACAACTGGAGAATCTCACAAAATGCCTACTCAGACTGAAAAAAATTCAGATGTTTCAAAGAATATATTGGTACCTGATGAAAATATTACTGATAGCTTAATTCATGACACTGTGTCCAGTTCAAATAACTACCAAGAAAATGTATCACAAG attgtgaTTTATCTAGTATATTTGGATTTGAGGAAAACCCTCCATCTAAACAACCTATTCTGAAAAACAATCCAAAAATTGTCGTATTAGATAACGTGCGTCTAACAAATGAGGATATGTTACCacactttattaataaaagaagacCAAATGCGAACAGTACTATGTGTGTTTCAACAAGTCCTTGGAGGTTCCAATCAGCATGGCGTCCCTTTACAAAAGATATAATTATAGATCACTCATATgatgaaaaaatcaaaatgcgCAATAGTAAAAGCTTTACTTCTTCCATGGCACCAGTACAAACAAGTATTCTGGATTACGTTACCACAAACACCAGCGTTTCTCAGAAACCTAAACTGGAAACTAGTTTATTTGATATTCATGAACTAAGCCCAGTAAAGATTACTAGTAACAACAGGACTCCTCGAAAGGTTTTGGGTTTAAGAAACGATATTATGAACTCTGTCTCTACACCCATTCGCGACCATCACCCTTCTCGTATATCGCAACCTGATCTTTCTCTAATAGAAATTATGGAAGAaagtaataaagaaaactCAAACTGCGAACGATCTTTATCTAATAGTAAAGAGAATAATGATTCTGATCAAACTTCATCTAAGATAGAAAAGGCTGCACAtggtgaaaataatattactttcttTGGCTTTACAACTGATGAAGATACAGCTTTGAATACAACAGCTATGAGGACATACACAAAACCCGTACAAACCCACAACAGAGTTATAATTAATCCAATTCCTACAGCTGAAATAGAATCAGTTCCAAACAACATGGATGATTTACATTTCTTTGAGGATATTGAACCACCACAAgag gaCCCTGTTACGCCAAAACGTAAGAGAACCAATAAGAAACTTGTAACTTCGAATAGCGATTCAGAAGATGAATTTTCACCCACCCGACATAGGCGAAAGAGAAAGAAGCCAGAAGAG gaTCCAGCCTACAAAAAATGGGTGAACGAAATGAACTCGACATTTGCCGAGATTGAAGATTTTGAGTTAGAAGTAGAATAA
- the LOC109600697 gene encoding uncharacterized protein LOC109600697, giving the protein MGSYGKAVMTGFICRLCSEPKKVVVHLYSIRAKQLGLMEKITLLPITVEKYDNLPKTICEDCISRLEVQFNLLQKIKESDTIHRTHTLLHTNGRCPPLCPLHGVNDPPSTV; this is encoded by the exons atgggAAGTTATGGTAAAGCGGTGATGACAGGATTTATTTGTAGACTGTGTTCTGAGCCAAAAAAAGTCGTTGTGCACTTGTACAGCATACGAGCGAAACAACTGGGcctaatggaaaaaataactttGCTTCCCATTACG gtggagaaatatgataatttgcCAAAAACAATTTGTGAAGACTGTATAAGTCGTCTGGAggtgcaatttaatttattacaaaagatAAAAGAAAGTGATACCATTCATAGAACCCACACACTTTTACAT ACTAATGGACGATGTCCGCCTCTCTGCCCTCTCCATGGTGTAAATGATCCACCAAGTACTGTATAA
- the LOC109600696 gene encoding beclin 1-associated autophagy-related key regulator, whose amino-acid sequence MATSTSSDDISIPPKEFNISTSSDSGSRLSPNRQKCPLCGRFRKNFYCKDCIHSGQFHWKSKPTEGFFDKHKALLDLEEQKKLLHSNCSKYIENKEKADVLLSKIKQYRDKNRILKLALEEKRQRKHSHTTRLADLRNKNYERENRLPSFEQKVEQVENYTYAKYDECQKQKDAFKKIEIGLKQITKLRVHQLFKYIFPITKISPRIEMESSNTDMISAIAEASRTTYISNRWEYTDNSEMKYCIVAPSLPCSGNYSAYNIWVAQNRDEPSPNTQVSIADTPSYTISAALTYTAQLVHVLSYYLDVRLPFKMILSDMANSRMNEQQFARRVARLNANILYLCFSQNVDLSLIRSNETIHNLLQLLHNSADLGRQGPIEVDLALASALEQPLANNLHLSEDSDSEEDYIPAEWEAVPHIQSPEMQAGINVQSTQMITTQQASSMAGGLVNSAAAGIASLWRGFTRR is encoded by the exons ATGGCTACCAGTACCAGTTCAGACGATATTAGCATACCTCCAAAAGAATTTAACATATCAACGTCTTCAGATAGTGGCAGCCGCTTAAGCCCTAACAGACAGAAGTGCCCTTTATGCGGAAGATTTAGGAAAAACTTTTATTGCAAAGATTGCATTCACAGTGGCCAATTTCACTGGAAATCTAAGCCAACTGAGGG atttttcgaCAAACACAAAGCTCTACTGGATTTAGAGGAACAGAAAAAGTTATTACACAGTAACTGTTCAAAgtacattgaaaataaagaaaaggcAGATGTTTtg TTGTCTAAGATCAAACAATATAGAGACAAAAACAGAATTCTTAAGTTGGCCTTGGAAGAGAAAAGACAAAGGAAACACTCACACACAACTAGATTAGCAGACTTGAGAAACAAGAATTATGAACGTGAAAACAGACTACCATCATTTGAACAAAAGGTTGAACAAGTTGAGAACTACACATATGCTAAGTATGATGAGTGTCAGAAGCAAAAAGATGCTTTTAAGAAGATTGAGATCGGTTTAAAGCAAATTACAAAGTTACGGGTACatcagttatttaaatatatatttcccaTTACAAAGATTTCTCCAAGAat tgagATGGAATCAAGTAACACAGACATGATCAGTGCGATTGCTGAAGCCTCTAGAACGACCTACATTTCAAACAGGTGGGAGTACACAGACAACTCAGAAATGAAATATTGCATTGTTGCACCATCATTACCTTGTTCTGGAAATTATTCAGCATATAACATTTGGG tggCACAAAACCGGGATGAACCCAGTCCAAATACCCAGGTTTCAATAGCCGATACACCATCATATACGATAAGTGCCGCCCTTACGTATACTGCCCAGTTGGTTCATGTTTTGTCCTATTATCTAGATGTCAGATTgccatttaaaatgattttaag cgaCATGGCTAACAGCAGAATGAACGAACAACAATTTGCAAGAAGAGTGGCTCGTTTAAACGCAAACATTCTGTACCTTTGTTTTTCACAAAACGTCGATTTGAGTTTAATAAGATCAAATGAAACAATACACAACTTACTTCAATTACTGCATAATTCAGCAGATTTGGGAAG acAAGGCCCAATTGAAGTAGACTTAGCCCTCGCTAGTGCTTTAGAGCAGCCTTTGGCAAATAATCTACACCTCAGTGAAGACTCAGATTCTGAAGAAGATTATATACCCGCAGAATGGGAGGCG GTGCCTCACATACAGTCGCCAGAAATGCAGGCCGGTATCAATGTGCAGTCTACTCAAATGATAACCACGCAACAAGCAAGCAGTATGGCAGGCGGACTGGTGAACAGTGCGGCTGCCGGTATTGCCTCATTATGGAGGGGATTTACAAGAAGGTAG